From Frateuria aurantia DSM 6220, one genomic window encodes:
- the zapE gene encoding cell division protein ZapE, giving the protein MTEQLSKDLAPGLRYEQGAATGQWELDPVQLKVMPEFDRIWQACRDIPPPRPGLLGRLQRAINGGPAQIPGLYLWGSVGRGKTFMMDLLVASLPPAQVIRRHYHRFMAEVQDRLRELDGQRDPLVQVAAGIAARCRVLCLDEFLVHDIGDAMILSGLLQGLFERGLTLVTTSNTAPPDLYREGLQRARFLPAIALLEAHCHVHEMVSPRDWRLRALQQAPVWLTPADADAERELERIFASQADGEVREGGSLEILGRPVPLRKQAAGMLWFDFPALCEGPRSVADYIALAKSSPEVILASVPVFDGSTDDAARRFISLIDEFYDRHVKLVISAEAPITDLYRGERLQAEFGRTQSRLIEMQSEAYLELPHRVD; this is encoded by the coding sequence ATGACCGAGCAATTGTCGAAGGATCTGGCCCCCGGCCTCCGCTATGAACAAGGTGCCGCCACCGGCCAGTGGGAACTCGATCCCGTCCAGCTGAAGGTGATGCCCGAATTCGACCGGATCTGGCAGGCGTGCCGGGACATCCCGCCCCCCCGTCCGGGTCTGCTGGGCCGGCTGCAACGGGCGATCAACGGTGGCCCCGCACAGATTCCCGGCCTGTACCTGTGGGGCAGCGTGGGTCGCGGCAAGACCTTCATGATGGACCTGCTGGTGGCCAGTCTGCCGCCCGCTCAGGTGATTCGCCGGCACTACCACCGCTTTATGGCCGAAGTGCAGGATCGCCTGCGCGAGCTCGACGGCCAGCGTGACCCCCTGGTCCAGGTAGCCGCCGGTATCGCCGCCCGCTGCCGGGTGCTTTGCCTGGACGAGTTTCTGGTCCACGACATCGGTGACGCAATGATTCTCTCCGGCTTGCTGCAAGGCTTGTTCGAGCGTGGTCTGACCCTGGTCACCACCTCCAATACCGCCCCGCCGGACCTGTATCGGGAAGGTCTGCAACGAGCCCGGTTCCTGCCTGCGATCGCCTTGCTGGAAGCGCATTGCCATGTCCACGAAATGGTCTCTCCGCGCGACTGGCGCCTGCGGGCCTTGCAGCAGGCCCCGGTGTGGCTGACCCCGGCCGATGCCGATGCCGAGCGGGAACTGGAACGGATCTTCGCCAGCCAGGCCGACGGTGAAGTCCGCGAAGGCGGCAGTCTGGAGATCCTCGGCCGGCCTGTGCCCTTGCGCAAACAGGCCGCCGGCATGCTGTGGTTCGATTTTCCCGCCCTGTGCGAAGGCCCCCGTTCGGTCGCCGACTATATCGCCCTGGCCAAATCCAGCCCGGAAGTGATCCTGGCCTCGGTCCCGGTGTTCGACGGCAGCACTGACGATGCGGCACGCCGCTTCATCAGCCTGATCGATGAATTCTACGACCGGCATGTGAAGCTGGTGATCTCGGCCGAGGCCCCGATCACTGACCTGTACCGCGGCGAACGGCTGCAGGCCGAGTTCGGCCGTACCCAGTCGCGGCTTATCGAGATGCAGAGCGAGGCCTATCTGGAGCTGCCGCACCGGGTCGATTGA